A genome region from Arachidicoccus soli includes the following:
- a CDS encoding 2-phosphosulfolactate phosphatase yields the protein MNKPTLHTVLSPRLLDLYNLENAIVVIIDVFRATSTIATALYNGAQFVYPVAGVQDCIEKGKALNAITAGERDGKVIEGLQYGNSPAEYPASFIKGKTLVLTTTNGTKLLHMALEQKAATVITGSFPNLSAVCNYLKAQNKNVILGCSGWKDLFNIEDTLFAGAVISRIKSQFTVHCDSSLMAENMYKLHQADRLQYIRQTTHWHRLQAYGLEKDLEYCVTEDGANIVPVYRPENEALHPETW from the coding sequence ATGAATAAACCAACATTACACACCGTTTTATCACCAAGACTCTTAGATTTATATAATTTAGAAAATGCCATTGTAGTCATCATAGATGTTTTTAGAGCCACTTCGACCATCGCAACGGCTTTATATAATGGCGCTCAATTTGTTTATCCCGTTGCTGGCGTACAAGATTGTATCGAAAAAGGAAAAGCATTAAATGCCATAACGGCCGGAGAAAGAGATGGGAAAGTAATTGAGGGTTTGCAATATGGTAATTCACCTGCAGAATACCCGGCTTCATTTATCAAGGGGAAAACCCTGGTATTAACAACGACTAATGGAACAAAGCTTTTACATATGGCATTAGAACAAAAAGCCGCAACCGTTATTACAGGGTCATTCCCCAATTTATCCGCTGTATGCAATTACTTAAAGGCGCAGAATAAAAATGTAATACTAGGCTGTTCTGGTTGGAAAGACTTATTTAATATAGAAGATACTTTATTTGCCGGGGCAGTTATAAGCCGAATAAAATCTCAATTTACCGTTCATTGCGACAGCAGTTTGATGGCAGAAAATATGTACAAACTTCATCAGGCAGATAGGTTGCAATATATTCGCCAAACTACACACTGGCATAGATTACAAGCTTATGGACTAGAAAAGGATTTAGAATATTGCGTTACCGAGGACGGGGCAAATATTGTACCTGTTTATCGCCCGGAGAACGAGGCACTACATCCCGAGACTTGGTAA
- a CDS encoding BatD family protein, whose product MSKWKILFIAFLLLIAATGSAQMSLSLSVSNKTIGSQDPLEVTYSYKNITAQQDAPSPDFNDWSQQGTSSSSSVSIINGKSTSSVDYTFTLLPKRTGRLTVPGLSVTINGQKLKCDAVSIEVKSKPHLASAQPAAASPNGLQMPNLSSLFGDMGMDDAPPPTTDIIVHKGESLEEATKGKLLIRILPNKTTCYLGEPILADYQFLSSVNCSWRPVKVPSFSSFSVADIQQNQYPFNVQVDGKNYRAQSVRKVQLTPLKTGRILLDSCSVNSQANYLDAATGEYRSANFLTKSSPKYIEVLPLPTKNQPADFSGAIGNFSIVATVEKNSLPAQENNNLHIEITGTGNLDGVTIPEIHWPANIQAYDSRDSQAVDKSQFPMPRSLTFDVPFIGNKEGTAIIPAIKFTYFDPQKKDYQTISSDSIKLSFAAAAPITEMPIITNAGSQRYLWIIIGIALLLLVIMFLSWKLKKSNKDKDKEQEKAATTSTEEPLPIFVNKTEEALEEKKKMLNDSLLDLQLESDSHQFFPLAKALMIQFLQDKLNTSSSDENELLKQLQHSNSSITNSVTNIISRCNKALYMPVVSASEREEVLKQIKALIR is encoded by the coding sequence ATGAGCAAGTGGAAAATTCTTTTTATCGCATTTTTGTTATTGATAGCGGCTACAGGCAGCGCACAAATGTCTTTATCCTTATCTGTATCAAATAAAACCATTGGTTCCCAAGATCCATTGGAAGTCACTTATTCCTATAAAAATATTACTGCGCAGCAAGACGCACCTTCACCCGACTTCAATGACTGGAGCCAACAGGGAACGAGCAGTTCCAGCAGCGTTTCTATCATTAACGGGAAAAGCACATCCAGTGTAGATTATACTTTTACACTCCTACCTAAACGAACAGGAAGGCTGACCGTTCCTGGCTTATCGGTAACAATTAATGGACAGAAATTAAAATGTGATGCCGTTAGCATTGAAGTAAAATCAAAACCTCACTTGGCTTCTGCACAACCAGCGGCGGCTTCGCCAAATGGGTTACAAATGCCTAATTTATCTTCATTGTTTGGTGACATGGGTATGGATGATGCACCACCTCCAACTACGGATATCATTGTTCATAAAGGTGAATCATTAGAAGAAGCCACGAAAGGAAAACTGCTTATCCGTATCTTACCCAATAAAACTACTTGCTATTTAGGAGAGCCTATTTTAGCAGATTATCAATTTTTAAGTTCTGTAAACTGTTCCTGGAGACCGGTTAAAGTTCCTTCTTTTAGTAGTTTTAGTGTTGCTGATATTCAACAGAATCAATATCCGTTCAATGTACAAGTAGATGGAAAAAACTATCGTGCACAATCTGTAAGAAAAGTACAGTTAACACCCTTAAAAACAGGCAGGATTTTATTGGATTCTTGTTCTGTAAACAGTCAGGCTAATTATTTAGATGCTGCAACAGGAGAATATCGTTCTGCTAATTTCCTGACCAAGAGCAGCCCGAAATATATTGAAGTATTACCCTTACCTACTAAAAATCAGCCAGCAGATTTTAGTGGAGCTATCGGAAATTTTTCAATTGTGGCAACAGTAGAGAAAAATAGCCTCCCTGCGCAAGAAAACAATAACCTACATATAGAAATCACGGGGACAGGAAATCTGGATGGCGTAACTATACCTGAAATTCATTGGCCCGCTAATATACAAGCATATGATTCACGTGATAGTCAAGCAGTTGATAAAAGTCAGTTCCCGATGCCCCGCAGTTTGACTTTTGATGTGCCATTTATTGGAAACAAAGAAGGTACAGCCATCATTCCGGCTATTAAATTCACCTATTTTGATCCGCAAAAGAAAGATTATCAAACAATTTCTTCTGACAGTATAAAATTGTCTTTTGCAGCAGCGGCGCCCATAACAGAAATGCCTATTATTACAAATGCCGGAAGCCAAAGATACTTGTGGATAATTATAGGTATTGCGCTCCTTCTTTTAGTGATAATGTTCTTGAGCTGGAAATTAAAAAAATCTAATAAGGATAAAGATAAAGAGCAAGAAAAGGCTGCCACAACGTCCACAGAAGAACCTCTTCCAATTTTCGTAAATAAAACAGAAGAAGCATTGGAAGAAAAAAAGAAAATGTTGAATGATTCTCTTTTAGATCTGCAATTAGAAAGTGATTCACATCAGTTTTTTCCACTGGCCAAAGCTTTAATGATTCAATTTTTGCAAGATAAATTGAATACAAGCTCCAGCGATGAAAATGAATTACTCAAACAGCTGCAACATTCCAATTCTTCCATTACGAATAGTGTAACCAATATTATTAGCCGCTGTAACAAAGCGTTGTATATGCCTGTGGTATCAGCATCAGAACGAGAAGAAGTATTAAAACAAATCAAAGCTTTGATTCGTTAA
- a CDS encoding response regulator transcription factor yields MNTLHNGNILLVEDEENLHEALKLNLEIEGYSVSSAFDGKKALEAVANEYFDLIIMDIMLPELDGISVTERIRIQNIETPILILSAKNETTDKISGLRKGADDYLTKPFDLEELLLRVDKLILKNRKLQDRETVSDEYTFGENQIFFGAQEAINWEGKKIDLSKKETMLLKLLIENKNEVVTREKILQAVWGYNVYPATRTIDNFILSFRKYFEKDSRNLLYFHSVRGVGYKFTEEI; encoded by the coding sequence ATGAATACACTGCATAATGGAAATATTTTATTAGTAGAAGACGAGGAGAATTTACATGAGGCGCTAAAATTAAATCTGGAAATTGAAGGCTATTCTGTTAGTTCCGCTTTTGATGGAAAAAAGGCCTTGGAAGCCGTGGCTAATGAATATTTTGATTTGATTATTATGGATATAATGCTGCCGGAATTAGATGGTATAAGCGTTACAGAGCGCATCCGTATCCAGAATATTGAAACGCCTATTTTGATATTGAGTGCTAAAAATGAAACGACCGATAAAATATCTGGCCTGAGAAAAGGCGCAGATGATTATCTTACTAAACCTTTTGATTTGGAAGAATTGTTATTGCGTGTTGATAAACTTATTCTAAAAAACAGAAAACTGCAAGATCGCGAAACGGTAAGTGACGAATATACTTTTGGGGAGAATCAGATTTTTTTTGGCGCCCAGGAAGCGATCAACTGGGAAGGGAAGAAAATAGATTTGAGTAAGAAAGAAACAATGCTCTTAAAACTATTAATTGAGAATAAAAATGAAGTTGTTACGCGTGAAAAAATACTTCAAGCAGTTTGGGGGTATAATGTGTATCCCGCTACACGCACCATCGATAACTTTATTTTAAGTTTTCGGAAATACTTTGAAAAAGACAGCCGTAATCTTCTATATTTTCATTCGGTGCGCGGTGTCGGTTATAAATTTACGGAAGAGATTTAA
- a CDS encoding sensor histidine kinase, with protein MRKIKKHKLPFISITYWFLLLYIVSALVWWFISLERQNKQMYIYRFEQLRKDEPFYAEKILALDDAKARKSMQYIGEGLTFFVLIMVGAAYVYRTIRRQIKIADQQQNFMMAITHELKTPIAVARLNLETLQKRKLQPELQEKLIANTLIETNRLNTLTSNILIAAQLEGGKHHVNLQNVNFTELVDHCLRDLSGHYPSRQFTCDIHEEIWINAEPLLIQILISNLLENAVKYSSIDSSVAVHLYKENNKARFSVTDEGLGIAAQEKKKIFNKFYRVGSEAMRKTKGTGLGLFLCKKIVRDHKGNIVVIDNKPQGSIFIVQIPLLKNNVNEYTA; from the coding sequence TTGAGAAAAATAAAGAAACATAAATTACCTTTTATCAGTATTACCTATTGGTTTCTGCTTCTGTATATTGTCTCCGCATTGGTGTGGTGGTTTATTTCCTTGGAAAGGCAAAACAAACAGATGTATATTTATCGTTTTGAACAATTGAGAAAGGACGAACCTTTTTATGCGGAGAAAATTTTGGCATTGGATGATGCGAAAGCAAGGAAGTCCATGCAATACATAGGGGAAGGGCTCACTTTTTTTGTATTGATAATGGTAGGAGCGGCGTATGTATATCGTACGATTAGACGACAGATAAAAATTGCTGATCAGCAGCAGAATTTTATGATGGCTATTACCCACGAATTGAAAACACCCATTGCCGTGGCCCGACTTAATTTAGAAACTTTGCAAAAAAGAAAATTGCAGCCCGAACTACAAGAAAAATTGATTGCAAATACGCTGATTGAAACCAATAGGTTAAACACCCTTACGAGTAATATTCTTATAGCTGCACAGTTGGAAGGAGGTAAACATCATGTAAATTTACAGAATGTAAATTTTACTGAGCTAGTGGATCATTGCTTAAGAGACCTTTCCGGACATTATCCTTCTAGGCAATTTACTTGCGATATTCATGAGGAAATTTGGATAAATGCTGAACCGCTTTTAATACAAATATTAATCAGTAATTTATTGGAGAATGCGGTGAAATATAGTTCAATCGATAGTTCAGTTGCAGTTCATTTGTATAAAGAAAATAATAAAGCTAGATTTTCTGTAACTGATGAAGGCTTGGGTATTGCAGCTCAAGAGAAAAAGAAGATCTTTAATAAATTTTATCGTGTAGGAAGCGAGGCAATGCGCAAAACGAAGGGAACAGGATTAGGCTTGTTTCTTTGTAAAAAAATTGTACGCGATCATAAAGGGAATATTGTTGTGATTGATAATAAACCACAAGGCAGTATCTTTATCGTACAAATACCTTTATTAAAAAATAATGTAAATGAATACACTGCATAA
- a CDS encoding DUF6496 domain-containing protein: MVKYSKGTQQKVEEVMKEMKKGKLYTGKGHKKVTDPKQAIAIGLAEARAEGEKVPKKKRQKKEKKMSK, translated from the coding sequence ATGGTAAAGTATTCCAAAGGGACACAACAGAAAGTCGAAGAGGTCATGAAGGAAATGAAAAAAGGGAAGCTTTATACAGGCAAAGGTCATAAAAAAGTTACCGACCCTAAGCAAGCTATTGCTATAGGTTTAGCTGAGGCAAGAGCAGAAGGGGAGAAAGTCCCTAAGAAAAAGCGGCAGAAGAAGGAAAAAAAGATGTCTAAATAA
- a CDS encoding DUF2383 domain-containing protein codes for MNTQYNASLVHIIEVNLDRIERYKKAKELVNKTNFLTYLFDQCIKQSESYVDRLNNLLEIQGVESNIRKSLFGHLYRGWISACFYLSINKNKSVLLACINAEENLLFHYEKVLKDESIDFYFPLLRKILEAQRNRIALTLSKLNGYLGKEIKISINETKLVPLNEVG; via the coding sequence ATGAACACACAATACAACGCGTCATTAGTCCATATCATTGAGGTAAATCTTGATAGAATAGAAAGATATAAGAAAGCAAAAGAGCTCGTTAACAAAACAAATTTTTTAACTTATTTATTTGATCAATGCATAAAACAAAGTGAATCATATGTTGATCGATTAAATAATTTGTTAGAGATTCAGGGGGTGGAGTCTAATATACGTAAGTCCCTTTTTGGTCATTTATACAGAGGCTGGATATCCGCTTGTTTTTACTTATCTATAAATAAAAACAAATCTGTTTTATTGGCGTGTATCAATGCCGAAGAAAATCTATTATTTCATTATGAGAAAGTTTTGAAAGATGAATCTATAGATTTTTATTTCCCTTTATTAAGAAAAATATTAGAAGCACAACGTAATAGAATCGCCCTTACGCTGAGCAAACTAAATGGATATTTAGGGAAAGAAATAAAAATTTCAATAAATGAAACCAAACTTGTCCCTTTAAATGAAGTGGGATGA
- a CDS encoding CsbD family protein, with protein MKDSSKLKLKGTWNEAKGKLKQQYANLTDDDLKYEEGLEDELLDRLQKKTGKTIDEIRKALES; from the coding sequence ATGAAAGACTCAAGCAAACTAAAGTTAAAAGGCACCTGGAATGAAGCGAAAGGCAAACTCAAACAACAATATGCGAATCTTACTGACGATGATTTGAAATATGAAGAGGGTTTGGAAGATGAATTGTTGGACAGACTTCAGAAAAAGACTGGTAAGACAATCGATGAAATAAGAAAAGCGCTGGAGTCTTAA
- a CDS encoding GntR family transcriptional regulator, with protein sequence MNFDYIKIDPYSATPMYIQLSNAIISAMELGHLKQNDILPSINDVSAELEISRDTAEKGYKRLKGMNVLGSVPGKGYFIRASNYKPRLKIFLLFNKLSAHKKIMYDAFIASLDEDALVDFYIYNNDFKLFKKLLSEKKDDYTHYVIIPHFIEGEDLVPELINHLPPEKVILLDKKLPFLKNKCAVVYENFENDIYGALEKALERLSKYDTIKIIFPKQSYYPKEIITGFKKFCQQYAFRYEVINDLEREKLSIGAVYISVMETDLVTLIEKASEQGVTIGKELGIISYNETPLKRIILKGITTISTDFKQMGILTAGLISSNQIKEVEVPFSIVLRDSL encoded by the coding sequence ATGAATTTTGATTACATAAAAATAGATCCTTATTCAGCAACCCCCATGTACATTCAGTTATCGAATGCCATTATATCAGCAATGGAATTAGGTCACTTGAAACAAAATGATATTTTACCATCTATCAATGATGTAAGTGCAGAACTTGAAATTTCCAGAGATACGGCAGAGAAGGGATATAAAAGACTAAAGGGAATGAATGTACTGGGTTCCGTTCCCGGTAAGGGTTATTTTATCAGAGCATCGAACTATAAGCCAAGACTGAAAATTTTCTTGCTTTTTAATAAATTGAGCGCACATAAGAAAATTATGTATGATGCATTTATTGCTTCTTTGGATGAAGATGCCCTGGTAGATTTTTATATTTATAATAATGATTTCAAACTTTTTAAAAAGCTACTATCGGAAAAGAAAGATGATTATACACATTATGTAATTATTCCGCATTTTATAGAAGGAGAGGACTTGGTTCCGGAATTAATCAATCATTTACCTCCTGAAAAAGTTATATTACTTGATAAGAAATTACCCTTCTTAAAAAATAAATGCGCCGTAGTCTATGAAAATTTTGAGAATGATATTTATGGCGCACTGGAGAAAGCCTTAGAAAGGTTAAGTAAATATGACACCATAAAAATTATCTTCCCCAAACAAAGTTATTATCCCAAAGAGATTATTACTGGTTTTAAAAAATTCTGCCAACAATATGCATTCAGATATGAAGTGATTAATGATCTTGAAAGGGAGAAGCTAAGTATTGGCGCAGTTTATATTTCTGTGATGGAGACTGATCTTGTAACATTAATTGAAAAAGCCAGTGAACAGGGTGTTACTATTGGAAAAGAATTAGGTATTATATCTTACAATGAAACACCTCTTAAAAGAATTATTTTAAAAGGCATTACCACTATTTCAACGGATTTTAAACAAATGGGCATACTTACCGCAGGACTTATTTCGAGCAATCAAATCAAAGAGGTGGAAGTTCCTTTTTCTATTGTATTAAGGGATTCGCTTTAA
- a CDS encoding aldose epimerase family protein — MKTKQVISFVALAVTGSFLFSCQSQQQKATTKETHNAVQVKKWGSYEGQPVYLYELNNGNGSKICISNYGGTITSWLFPDKQGDTSQVIIGFDSLSGYLAHPPYFGALIGRYANRIAKGKFTLDGKQYQLATNDGANHLHGGNIGFDKVLWNVGIPDSTKPELVLNYISKDGEEGYPGELSVTVHYILDKENALKITYDATTTKATPINLTNHAYFNLSGDLSKTILGDILMINADSYTPVIAQIPTGKIVSVKGTPFDFTTATTVGARIGQVPGGYDHNFVLNTNGDIHKVAASVSDTSTGRFLEVYTTEPGIQFYSGNFLDGTLTARGKKINKYAGLTLETQHFPDSPNQKNFPNTILRPGEKFHQEAIYKLSIK, encoded by the coding sequence ATGAAAACGAAGCAAGTAATTTCATTCGTTGCATTGGCGGTAACAGGATCCTTTTTATTTTCCTGTCAAAGTCAACAGCAAAAAGCAACTACAAAGGAAACGCATAATGCTGTTCAGGTAAAAAAATGGGGCAGTTATGAAGGACAGCCCGTTTACTTATATGAGTTGAATAATGGGAATGGCTCTAAAATATGCATTTCCAATTATGGTGGTACCATTACAAGTTGGCTATTTCCTGATAAACAAGGGGATACTTCCCAGGTAATTATCGGATTTGACAGCTTGAGTGGTTATCTGGCACATCCACCTTATTTTGGTGCTTTGATCGGTCGTTATGCGAATAGAATTGCCAAGGGTAAATTTACCTTAGATGGTAAGCAGTATCAGTTGGCGACAAATGATGGTGCCAATCATTTACATGGTGGCAATATTGGTTTCGATAAAGTATTGTGGAATGTTGGAATTCCGGACAGCACTAAACCTGAACTCGTTCTAAACTATATATCTAAAGATGGGGAAGAAGGATACCCTGGAGAATTGTCTGTTACGGTTCATTATATTTTGGATAAGGAGAATGCCTTGAAGATTACTTATGATGCCACAACGACTAAAGCTACTCCTATTAACTTAACCAATCATGCATATTTTAATTTATCGGGGGATTTAAGTAAAACTATCTTAGGTGATATTCTGATGATTAATGCAGACAGTTATACACCGGTAATTGCGCAGATCCCTACAGGGAAAATAGTTTCTGTTAAAGGAACTCCTTTTGATTTTACCACAGCAACGACTGTAGGAGCAAGGATTGGACAAGTACCGGGCGGTTATGATCATAATTTTGTGCTCAATACAAATGGAGATATTCATAAAGTCGCTGCTTCTGTGAGTGATACTTCAACAGGAAGATTCTTAGAAGTTTATACAACAGAACCCGGTATCCAATTTTATTCTGGAAATTTCTTAGATGGCACATTAACAGCAAGAGGAAAGAAAATAAATAAATACGCGGGTTTGACTTTAGAAACGCAACATTTTCCTGACAGTCCTAATCAAAAGAATTTTCCCAATACCATTTTAAGACCAGGTGAAAAATTTCATCAGGAAGCTATTTATAAATTATCCATAAAATAG
- a CDS encoding NUDIX hydrolase produces MIKRRYQVKKLLLAVDCIIFGYDDDGLKLLVIERGFEPLKGAWSLVGGFVKETESVEDAANRVLHALTGLEGVYMEQMRVFSAPDRDCEERTVVVAFFALIDIKKYQQQISSGYHAKWVSINDYPELIFDHNVMVEMAKEQLRYRAALHPLLFELLPEKFTIPQAQQLFEELYNVSFDPGNFSRKLTSTNMLIKQTERDKLSSKKGAFYYKLDSKKYKDGFSTFLNFVYKPEFKKKDPKNTKTKDK; encoded by the coding sequence ATGATAAAGCGTAGATACCAGGTAAAAAAACTATTGTTAGCTGTTGACTGTATCATCTTCGGATATGATGATGACGGTTTAAAACTATTAGTTATTGAGCGTGGCTTTGAACCCTTAAAAGGTGCTTGGAGCTTGGTTGGTGGCTTTGTAAAAGAAACTGAAAGTGTTGAGGATGCTGCAAATAGGGTTTTACATGCACTTACAGGTTTAGAAGGCGTTTATATGGAACAAATGCGGGTTTTTAGCGCGCCGGATAGAGACTGTGAGGAAAGAACGGTAGTGGTTGCTTTTTTTGCCCTGATTGATATCAAAAAATATCAACAACAAATTTCATCCGGATATCATGCAAAATGGGTGAGCATTAATGATTATCCCGAATTGATATTTGACCATAATGTAATGGTGGAAATGGCGAAAGAGCAATTGCGTTATCGAGCAGCGCTTCATCCTTTATTGTTTGAATTATTGCCGGAAAAATTTACTATACCACAGGCTCAACAATTGTTCGAAGAGTTATACAATGTTAGCTTTGATCCGGGAAATTTCAGTCGTAAGCTTACTTCTACCAACATGCTTATTAAACAAACAGAAAGGGATAAATTAAGTTCGAAAAAAGGTGCATTCTATTATAAACTAGATAGTAAAAAGTATAAAGATGGATTCAGTACTTTTCTCAATTTTGTCTATAAACCGGAGTTTAAAAAGAAAGATCCGAAGAACACCAAAACAAAAGACAAATAA
- a CDS encoding sugar porter family MFS transporter, with protein sequence MNSFDTKPGQNLGTHYNYNKGYVLLISLIAAMGGLMFGFDLGIITGVIPFIQKQFHLESFMLGWVVAIFEVGCMAGTFLTAWLTDKYGRKKTLIFTAFILILTTIAVALSQNAFDLAGWRFAQGIGVGAASVLSPMYIAEIAPASIRGKLVTTNQLTIILGILLATIVSYYFGDPNNVESWRWMFGAAAIPATIFFVALFVIPESPRWLVKAHFNDKAEKVLKKIGDDDFAQKELTEIVESLKSNTKQGSYKQLFGKVLLPTLLIGFGLATLQQFSGANSVTAYMQMIFEKANINIKDGLLNAVFVGLVFFLFTILAIALIDRMGRKKLMLVGTSGMALMLFLLAWSFDSANVNGTIVFIFVMAYIGIYAFTLAPVTWVLLSEIFPNHIRSKALSLASCVLWLATFLVVFISPYLLKLSPVVNFSIFGVCNIIGFFFVWRWVPETKGKTLEELETMLTGTGAML encoded by the coding sequence ATGAATTCCTTCGATACGAAACCCGGTCAAAACTTGGGGACACATTATAATTACAACAAGGGGTATGTACTGCTCATAAGCCTTATTGCGGCGATGGGTGGATTGATGTTTGGGTTTGATTTAGGCATTATTACCGGTGTTATTCCTTTTATTCAAAAGCAATTCCATTTAGAAAGTTTTATGCTGGGATGGGTGGTTGCTATTTTTGAAGTAGGCTGTATGGCTGGTACATTTTTGACGGCCTGGTTGACAGATAAATATGGCCGAAAGAAAACATTGATTTTTACCGCCTTTATTCTTATTTTAACGACCATCGCAGTCGCCTTATCGCAAAATGCATTTGACTTAGCCGGATGGCGTTTTGCACAAGGTATTGGTGTGGGCGCTGCCTCTGTTTTATCCCCCATGTATATAGCAGAAATTGCACCTGCTTCCATACGCGGAAAGTTGGTGACGACTAATCAATTGACCATAATCTTGGGTATCTTATTGGCGACCATAGTGAGCTATTATTTTGGGGACCCAAATAATGTAGAAAGCTGGCGCTGGATGTTTGGTGCAGCTGCAATCCCTGCAACTATATTTTTTGTTGCTTTATTTGTTATTCCTGAAAGCCCGCGTTGGTTGGTAAAAGCACATTTTAATGATAAAGCAGAAAAGGTCTTAAAAAAAATAGGAGACGATGATTTCGCTCAGAAAGAGCTTACTGAAATAGTCGAATCATTAAAGTCAAATACGAAGCAAGGTTCTTATAAGCAATTGTTCGGAAAAGTTTTATTGCCTACCTTATTGATAGGTTTTGGCTTGGCTACCTTGCAACAATTTTCCGGGGCTAATAGTGTGACAGCCTATATGCAGATGATCTTTGAAAAAGCCAATATTAATATTAAAGATGGTTTATTAAACGCTGTATTTGTTGGATTGGTATTTTTCTTATTTACTATATTGGCTATTGCATTAATCGATAGAATGGGTAGGAAAAAACTAATGTTGGTGGGCACTTCCGGCATGGCTCTGATGCTGTTTTTACTTGCTTGGTCATTTGATAGTGCCAATGTAAATGGTACAATTGTATTCATTTTTGTGATGGCGTATATTGGTATCTATGCGTTTACTTTAGCTCCGGTTACCTGGGTGCTTTTATCTGAAATATTCCCCAATCATATACGCAGTAAAGCACTGTCTCTAGCCTCCTGTGTTTTGTGGTTGGCAACTTTCTTAGTCGTTTTTATTTCTCCTTATTTATTGAAATTGAGCCCTGTTGTAAATTTTAGTATTTTTGGCGTCTGTAATATTATTGGCTTCTTTTTTGTTTGGCGATGGGTGCCTGAAACCAAAGGAAAGACTTTAGAAGAATTAGAAACTATGCTTACAGGAACCGGAGCAATGCTTTAA